The nucleotide sequence GAAAGATTCAAAATGTAAATATAAAATGGTATGGTTATTAAAAGCACGAAAAAGCCAATTAATATTTTTATGGGCATACCTACCATAAAAATATTCATCTGCGGCACAGTTCTGGCCATAATACCCATCACAAAATCTGTTACTAATAATGTCCCAACTATGGGCATACCAAATTTACAACCTACGATAAAAAGCTTACCAAAATAGCTTAAATAATTTTCTATAAAATAAGAATCTAAAAAAACACAACTACCAATCGGTACCAATTCGTAACTATCAAAAAGTGCTTTTATAAAATAATGATGACCATCAATTTGTAAAAAAAGCAAGATAGCTAAAATAAACTTGAAATTTCCTAACAAAGGGGTTTGCGTTCCTATCAAAGGATCTACTACATTCATAATCCCAAACCCCATTTGGGTATCTATTAATTGACCAGCAAGCTGTACACCAGCAAAAAAGAACTGAATAACTAGGGCCATGGCAATTCCGGTAAGCAACTCAGTAATGATTACCAAAGAATAAGCAGGTAATTGCAAATTTACCGTAAAAGTATTGGCCAAACCTAGAAACCAAGCAAAAAAAGTCAAAGCCAAAAGAAAGAAAACCCGCCACTGTAAAGGAATATTACGTGTATTAAATAACGGAATAAAAGAAATTCCGGCTAATCTGGCCATAAGCACCAAAAAACGATCCCCTTCTACTAAAAAACCGGCTAAATAATTCATTAATATGACTCCTCATCAAAGTGTTAAATTTGGTATTTGGGTAAAAAGATTTAAGGTGAATGAAACTAATAAA is from Clostridia bacterium and encodes:
- the fliR gene encoding flagellar type III secretion system protein FliR; the encoded protein is MNYLAGFLVEGDRFLVLMARLAGISFIPLFNTRNIPLQWRVFFLLALTFFAWFLGLANTFTVNLQLPAYSLVIITELLTGIAMALVIQFFFAGVQLAGQLIDTQMGFGIMNVVDPLIGTQTPLLGNFKFILAILLFLQIDGHHYFIKALFDSYELVPIGSCVFLDSYFIENYLSYFGKLFIVGCKFGMPIVGTLLVTDFVMGIMARTVPQMNIFMVGMPIKILIGFFVLLITIPFYIYILNLSFCDLFQKIYNLFR